In Streptomyces sp. NBC_00878, a single window of DNA contains:
- a CDS encoding phytanoyl-CoA dioxygenase family protein, whose translation MPMPDHYLHRAASRVPYFSADGETYLAQTPLRDLKKTVPLRVLSEEDFASWQTYGYVVVKQAVPASAARSLLDFTWDFQGLDPDRPDTWYEDREYRSDLDRDLHIYGFVEAYHHQLLWDSRQMRRVYDAFVDVWDCEELWVTLDRLNLNPPNIKNRDRALIPRTDEGFDIELHWDVDTTFGIPPQRVQGIIALNDTSPELGGFQCCPELFRGLDRWKALQPDDRDPIRPRIDRAEFPVVRPELQAGDLLIFNGLLAHGVAPNTSDRNGVRAVQYLSMMPALETHEALRRSRVDSWRTLSTPDWNATLLGDAVRHESLRYGRAELSDLGAKLLGLASWNGADAADLADVADLVELAESDEPVGEAACAEYV comes from the coding sequence ATGCCCATGCCCGACCACTATCTCCATCGAGCCGCTTCTCGCGTGCCCTACTTCAGCGCGGACGGCGAGACCTATCTGGCGCAGACCCCGCTGCGCGACCTGAAGAAGACCGTCCCGCTCAGGGTGCTGTCCGAAGAGGACTTCGCCTCATGGCAGACCTACGGCTACGTCGTGGTGAAGCAGGCCGTCCCCGCCTCGGCTGCCCGCAGCCTGCTGGACTTCACCTGGGACTTCCAAGGGCTCGACCCCGATCGCCCGGACACCTGGTACGAGGACCGCGAGTACCGCTCGGATCTGGACCGGGACCTGCACATCTACGGCTTCGTCGAGGCCTACCATCACCAACTCCTCTGGGACAGCCGCCAGATGCGGCGGGTCTACGACGCGTTCGTCGACGTGTGGGACTGCGAAGAGCTGTGGGTGACCCTCGACCGGCTCAACCTGAACCCGCCCAACATCAAGAACCGCGACCGGGCCCTGATCCCTCGTACGGACGAAGGGTTCGACATCGAGCTGCACTGGGATGTCGACACCACGTTCGGCATACCGCCGCAGCGGGTCCAGGGGATCATCGCGCTCAACGACACCAGTCCGGAACTCGGCGGCTTCCAGTGCTGCCCCGAGCTGTTCCGCGGGCTGGACCGGTGGAAGGCGCTCCAGCCGGACGACCGTGACCCGATCCGGCCCAGGATCGACAGGGCCGAGTTCCCCGTCGTACGACCGGAGCTCCAGGCCGGTGACCTGCTGATCTTCAACGGCCTGCTGGCACACGGAGTCGCCCCCAACACCTCCGACCGGAACGGCGTGCGGGCGGTGCAGTACCTGTCGATGATGCCGGCGCTGGAGACGCACGAGGCACTCCGACGTTCACGGGTCGACTCGTGGCGCACGCTCAGTACTCCGGACTGGAACGCGACCCTGCTCGGCGACGCCGTGCGGCACGAATCCCTGAGGTACGGCAGGGCCGAACTCAGCGACCTGGGCGCCAAGTTGCTGGGCCTCGCGTCCTGGAACGGTGCGGACGCGGCGGACCTGGCAGACGTGGCGGACCTGGTGGAACTGGCGGAATCGGACGAGCCGGTCGGAGAAGCGGCATGCGCAGAATATGTCTGA
- a CDS encoding type III PLP-dependent enzyme — protein MHGSATHGSPPHGSATHESAALLAALAAADEDRIVFDLTGIENGYETLRRELPGVHVRFAMKACPVDEVLRCLARRGAGVDGASPRELEQALRAGVPVERVHYGNTIKSDRDIAEAHRLGVRDFVTDSLEDVAAIAAHAPGARVFCRLTTSGEGALWGLSNKFGCPPADAVRVLEAARDLGLTPSGLSVHVGSQQMTADAWHSAVDSLADVLTLLGRRGMTLDHVNLGGGLPALGCLDRFGNPLDPPMDKIFAVIREGMRYLRDVHGDHLQFVMEPGRHLVADHGAIRAHVARLSERRGPSGERQHWLYLSCGKFNGLYEMDALQYRLVFPTHRDAECVPAVVAGPTCDSDDAYLHEHGGLVQVPKDLASGDPVWVMSSGAYAISYMTRGFNGFDPLPYTWTKAGRP, from the coding sequence ATGCACGGGTCGGCGACACATGGGTCTCCACCACATGGGTCCGCAACACATGAGTCCGCGGCCCTGCTCGCCGCGCTGGCCGCCGCCGACGAGGACCGGATCGTCTTCGACCTGACCGGGATCGAGAACGGCTACGAGACGCTGCGGCGCGAACTGCCCGGAGTCCACGTGCGGTTCGCGATGAAGGCATGCCCGGTGGACGAGGTGCTCAGGTGCCTGGCGCGGAGGGGCGCCGGAGTGGACGGGGCGAGCCCGCGTGAACTGGAGCAGGCGCTGCGGGCGGGGGTTCCGGTCGAGCGCGTGCACTACGGCAACACCATCAAGTCCGACCGGGACATCGCCGAGGCCCATCGTCTCGGCGTCAGGGACTTCGTGACCGACAGTCTGGAGGACGTGGCGGCGATCGCGGCCCACGCGCCGGGAGCCCGGGTGTTCTGCAGGCTGACGACCAGCGGCGAAGGGGCCCTGTGGGGCCTCAGCAACAAGTTCGGCTGCCCGCCCGCCGACGCGGTACGGGTGCTGGAGGCGGCGCGTGACCTGGGACTGACACCCTCGGGCCTGTCCGTGCACGTCGGTTCCCAGCAGATGACGGCGGACGCCTGGCACAGCGCCGTCGATTCGCTGGCGGACGTCCTCACCCTCCTGGGCCGGCGCGGGATGACCCTGGACCACGTCAACCTCGGCGGCGGTCTTCCGGCGCTCGGCTGTCTCGACAGGTTCGGCAACCCCCTGGATCCGCCGATGGACAAGATCTTCGCCGTGATCCGCGAGGGAATGCGGTACCTCCGAGATGTTCACGGCGACCACCTTCAGTTCGTCATGGAGCCCGGGCGTCATCTGGTCGCCGACCACGGAGCCATCCGGGCCCATGTGGCCCGGCTGTCCGAGCGGCGGGGACCGAGCGGCGAGCGCCAGCACTGGCTCTACCTGAGCTGCGGCAAGTTCAACGGCCTCTACGAGATGGACGCGCTGCAGTACCGGCTCGTGTTCCCCACGCACCGCGATGCCGAGTGCGTCCCCGCCGTCGTGGCGGGTCCCACCTGCGACAGCGACGACGCGTACCTCCACGAACACGGCGGTCTCGTCCAGGTACCCAAGGACCTGGCGTCGGGGGATCCGGTCTGGGTGATGTCCAGCGGTGCCTACGCGATCAGTTACATGACCCGCGGCTTCAACGGTTTCGATCCGCTCCCGTACACCTGGACGAAGGCGGGTCGCCCGTGA
- a CDS encoding helix-turn-helix domain-containing protein → MTDLDISEVAHRAGVPASTLRFYEEKGLIAPIGRRGLRRQYDPGVLERLALIALGRTAGFSLEEIARMFAPDGQPRIDRQVLVSKAEELDRTIRELGVLRDSLRHAAACPAPSHMECSTFRRLLKAAASGGVAVPPRHRPRTGPGL, encoded by the coding sequence ATGACAGACCTGGACATCTCCGAGGTGGCGCACCGCGCCGGGGTTCCCGCTTCGACGCTGCGGTTCTACGAGGAAAAGGGGCTGATCGCCCCGATCGGCAGGCGGGGGCTGCGCCGTCAGTACGATCCCGGCGTACTTGAACGTCTGGCGCTGATCGCGTTGGGGCGTACCGCCGGATTCTCGCTGGAGGAGATCGCGCGCATGTTCGCGCCGGACGGGCAGCCGCGCATAGACCGGCAAGTGCTTGTGTCCAAGGCGGAGGAGTTGGACAGGACCATCCGCGAACTCGGCGTCCTGCGCGACTCCCTGCGGCATGCCGCCGCGTGCCCCGCGCCGAGCCACATGGAATGCTCCACCTTTCGCCGCCTCCTCAAGGCCGCCGCGTCCGGCGGTGTCGCGGTCCCGCCCCGTCACCGGCCCCGGACGGGCCCCGGTTTGTAG
- a CDS encoding glycoside hydrolase family 3 N-terminal domain-containing protein, with translation MVSSKHSKESHRLALSVLQPGFVGTEAPDWVLREIGDGLASVVLFSRNIVSLDQVARLTGQLRAENPELIIAIDEEAGDVTRIESATGSTRPGNFALGTVDDTELTESVAADLGRQLRAVGVSLDYAPSADVNSNPDNPIIGVRSFGVDPKVVSRHTAAWIRGLQSAGVAACAKHFPGHGDVAVDSHHGLPTYGADREEIAAQALPPFRAAVDAGVRAVMSGHLLVPAYDPELPATLSPRILGDLLRGELGFEGMTVTDAIEMGAVADRYGIDGATVKAVIAGADAVCVGGENAEEATVGLLAGALVDAVARGGLTRERLEEAAGRVRSFAAWSAGLAQADSVDTISGDIGFAAARRAIRLAGAVRDALPLSAAPHVVEFVAATNLAIGKETPWGVAAPLSERLPGTTTVRVQNHELHSRSAALEACVLEPATGRPLVLVVRDASRHEWMARALGDLLAARPDAIVVEMGLPGAAVPAAVQIFTHGATAASGVAAAEVLVGAR, from the coding sequence ATGGTCTCCAGCAAGCACAGCAAGGAGTCGCACCGGCTGGCGCTCTCCGTCCTGCAGCCGGGGTTCGTGGGCACCGAGGCACCGGACTGGGTTCTGCGCGAGATCGGCGACGGACTCGCATCCGTGGTCCTCTTCTCCCGCAACATCGTCTCGCTGGACCAGGTCGCCCGGCTGACCGGCCAACTGCGCGCGGAAAACCCTGAGTTGATCATCGCCATCGACGAGGAGGCCGGCGACGTCACCCGTATCGAGTCCGCGACCGGCTCCACCCGGCCGGGCAACTTCGCCCTCGGAACCGTCGACGACACGGAACTGACCGAGTCCGTCGCCGCCGACCTGGGCCGCCAGCTGCGCGCCGTCGGCGTGAGCCTCGACTACGCGCCCAGCGCGGACGTCAACTCCAACCCCGACAACCCGATCATCGGGGTCAGGTCCTTCGGCGTCGACCCGAAGGTGGTGTCCCGGCACACCGCGGCGTGGATCCGCGGGCTTCAGTCGGCCGGGGTCGCCGCCTGTGCCAAGCACTTCCCCGGCCACGGCGATGTCGCCGTCGACTCCCACCACGGCCTGCCCACCTACGGTGCCGACCGTGAGGAGATCGCCGCCCAGGCCCTGCCGCCGTTCCGAGCCGCCGTGGACGCGGGGGTTCGCGCGGTGATGAGCGGCCACCTCCTGGTCCCCGCGTACGATCCCGAGCTGCCCGCCACGCTCAGCCCGCGCATCCTGGGCGATCTGCTCCGAGGGGAGCTCGGGTTCGAGGGCATGACCGTCACCGACGCCATCGAGATGGGTGCCGTCGCCGACCGCTACGGAATCGACGGCGCCACGGTGAAGGCCGTCATCGCCGGTGCCGACGCGGTCTGCGTCGGCGGCGAGAACGCCGAGGAGGCCACCGTCGGCCTGCTCGCCGGCGCTCTCGTCGACGCCGTGGCCCGCGGAGGCCTCACGCGGGAGCGACTTGAGGAGGCGGCCGGGCGCGTACGGTCGTTCGCGGCCTGGTCGGCCGGTCTGGCCCAGGCAGACAGTGTCGACACGATCAGCGGTGACATCGGCTTCGCGGCCGCCCGCCGCGCGATCCGGCTGGCCGGAGCGGTTCGGGACGCCCTGCCCCTGTCCGCCGCGCCGCACGTGGTGGAGTTCGTGGCCGCCACCAACCTGGCCATCGGCAAGGAGACCCCGTGGGGCGTCGCCGCCCCGCTGAGCGAGCGACTGCCCGGCACGACCACCGTCCGGGTGCAGAACCACGAACTGCACTCGCGCAGCGCCGCCCTGGAGGCCTGCGTGCTGGAACCGGCCACAGGACGGCCCTTGGTCCTCGTCGTCCGGGACGCCTCCCGGCACGAGTGGATGGCCCGCGCCCTCGGAGACCTCCTCGCGGCGCGTCCCGACGCGATCGTCGTGGAGATGGGTCTGCCGGGCGCCGCTGTCCCGGCAGCAGTACAGATCTTCACGCACGGCGCCACCGCCGCCTCCGGAGTGGCCGCCGCGGAGGTGCTGGTCGGCGCCCGGTAG
- a CDS encoding class I SAM-dependent methyltransferase, producing the protein MDATRKTDDEQAARWNGPAAHAWVEAQPVLDELLRPFEDLLVEEVSAESGGHVLDVGCGTGSTTLAVARRLGPAGSCVGIDISEPMIAAARARAEREGTRAEFICADAQDEPLGPAAFDAIISRFGVMFFNDSVRAFSNLRRAAKDEGELRFLVWRGPAENPFMTTAERAAAPFLPNLPARRPDEPGQFAFADPDRIERILAESGWAGIDIRPIDVACTLPERELVGYFTRLGPLGLVLREADEQTRAQIIETVRAAFDRFVQGTEVRFTAACWMVGARASST; encoded by the coding sequence ATGGACGCCACCCGCAAGACCGACGACGAACAGGCGGCCCGTTGGAACGGACCCGCCGCCCATGCCTGGGTCGAGGCCCAGCCAGTACTGGACGAGTTGTTGCGGCCCTTCGAAGACCTTCTCGTCGAAGAGGTGTCCGCCGAGAGCGGAGGCCATGTGCTCGACGTCGGCTGTGGCACGGGCAGCACCACACTGGCCGTCGCGCGGCGGCTCGGTCCGGCGGGCAGCTGCGTGGGCATCGACATTTCGGAACCGATGATCGCCGCCGCCCGGGCACGCGCCGAGCGGGAAGGCACGCGGGCCGAGTTCATCTGTGCCGACGCGCAGGATGAGCCGCTCGGGCCCGCCGCCTTCGACGCCATCATTTCGCGCTTCGGCGTCATGTTCTTCAACGACTCCGTCCGAGCCTTCTCGAACCTACGGCGTGCCGCGAAGGACGAGGGCGAGCTGCGGTTCCTCGTGTGGCGCGGCCCCGCGGAGAATCCGTTCATGACGACGGCCGAACGCGCCGCGGCGCCGTTCCTGCCGAACCTTCCCGCCCGCCGACCGGACGAGCCGGGGCAGTTCGCCTTCGCCGACCCGGACAGGATCGAGCGCATCCTGGCGGAGAGCGGCTGGGCCGGGATCGACATCCGCCCGATCGACGTGGCCTGCACCCTCCCCGAGCGGGAACTGGTCGGCTACTTCACCCGGCTCGGTCCACTCGGCCTGGTCCTGCGCGAGGCGGACGAGCAGACACGCGCGCAGATCATCGAAACGGTCCGCGCCGCCTTCGACCGCTTCGTACAGGGCACGGAAGTCCGCTTCACCGCGGCCTGTTGGATGGTCGGCGCCCGCGCATCGTCCACGTAG
- a CDS encoding GNAT family N-acetyltransferase has translation MSDVVHIRHITDADWDGIVAIESRAYAGLGLSEGRTALRSRADVSPSTCFVVDVGSGPAGYLLALPCPAFRYPDLARPEEAMNPPDPAPDPRNLHLHDIAVTEGLRGRGLAKRLLHHLTLTARSRGYQRISLIAVGRSDSFWSARGFTAYPGISPGGYGTNAVYMSKAVPTDLGAQPEPTGVVPGGPSVPTKRADVRVPCP, from the coding sequence GTGAGTGACGTCGTACACATACGCCACATCACCGACGCCGACTGGGACGGCATCGTGGCCATCGAGTCCCGCGCCTACGCCGGACTCGGCCTGTCGGAGGGGCGTACGGCGCTGCGGTCCAGGGCGGACGTCTCACCGAGTACGTGCTTCGTCGTGGACGTCGGGTCCGGTCCGGCCGGGTACCTGCTGGCGTTGCCCTGTCCCGCCTTCCGGTACCCGGACCTGGCGCGGCCCGAGGAGGCGATGAACCCGCCGGACCCCGCGCCCGACCCTCGCAATCTGCACCTGCACGACATCGCCGTCACCGAGGGCCTGCGCGGCAGGGGACTGGCGAAGAGGCTTCTTCACCACCTCACCCTGACGGCCCGGTCGCGCGGGTACCAACGGATCTCGCTGATCGCCGTCGGCCGCAGCGACTCGTTCTGGTCGGCGCGCGGGTTCACCGCGTACCCGGGGATCTCTCCCGGCGGTTACGGCACGAACGCCGTCTACATGTCCAAGGCGGTGCCGACCGACCTGGGCGCACAGCCTGAGCCGACCGGCGTGGTGCCGGGCGGCCCCTCCGTCCCCACGAAGCGAGCTGATGTGCGTGTCCCATGTCCATGA
- a CDS encoding proline iminopeptidase-family hydrolase, with the protein MTMINRRNVLKTSGALAVGGLVSTATPAMAHSGGASGLRPGERYVDVPGGRVWVNVVGSGRRPALLVLHGGPGAGHDYLESLGDLATDRPVVFYDQLGCGRSEKPDNTALWRIDRFVAELEAVRRALNLHHFHLYGHSWGGWLAIEYLLRRPREVGAVVLASTSSSAPQFVAGTRYLRTLLPADVQRVLDEYEAKGDYTAPEYLDAVNVFYANYFCRLDPYPEALLRSAANVDGNQVYATMNGPNEFVMTGNLSSWDRTSQLPRIRKPVLLTRGRYDEFAVDSTDTLEQHLPFTERVEFPNSAHMAMWEDREDYMRTLTSFLSDWDRIR; encoded by the coding sequence ATGACGATGATCAACCGTCGCAACGTTCTCAAGACATCCGGCGCCTTGGCGGTCGGCGGCCTTGTGTCCACGGCCACTCCGGCCATGGCCCATTCCGGTGGCGCGTCCGGGCTCCGGCCCGGCGAGCGGTACGTCGATGTCCCCGGCGGCCGGGTCTGGGTGAACGTCGTCGGCAGTGGACGGCGTCCGGCGCTGCTCGTGCTCCACGGCGGACCGGGGGCGGGTCACGACTACCTCGAGTCCCTCGGTGACCTGGCCACCGACCGGCCGGTCGTGTTCTACGACCAACTCGGCTGCGGACGCTCGGAGAAGCCGGACAACACCGCACTCTGGCGGATCGACCGGTTCGTCGCCGAGTTGGAGGCGGTCAGGCGCGCGCTCAACTTGCACCACTTTCACCTGTACGGACACTCGTGGGGCGGCTGGCTCGCCATCGAGTACCTGCTGCGCCGGCCCCGCGAGGTGGGCGCCGTCGTACTGGCCAGCACCTCGTCCAGCGCGCCGCAGTTCGTCGCGGGCACCCGGTATCTGCGCACGCTCCTCCCGGCCGATGTGCAGCGCGTCCTGGACGAATACGAGGCGAAGGGCGACTACACCGCGCCCGAATATCTGGACGCGGTGAACGTCTTCTACGCGAACTACTTCTGCCGTCTGGACCCGTACCCCGAAGCCCTGCTGCGCAGCGCCGCGAATGTCGACGGCAACCAGGTGTACGCCACGATGAACGGGCCGAACGAGTTCGTGATGACCGGCAACCTCTCTTCCTGGGACCGCACTTCACAGTTGCCCCGGATCAGGAAGCCCGTTCTGCTGACTCGCGGGCGCTACGACGAGTTCGCCGTGGACTCCACGGACACGCTGGAACAGCATCTCCCTTTCACCGAGAGGGTCGAATTCCCGAACAGCGCACACATGGCGATGTGGGAGGACCGGGAGGACTACATGCGCACCCTCACGTCATTCCTGTCGGACTGGGATCGGATCCGCTGA
- a CDS encoding DUF6271 family protein — protein MRRICLTLPTNRPCSATIEAIGEEAAYAAEHFDTEVHLLILDSCDPPAYAEHAETVRRLPAGARIVVHHLDEARQRDFLQRAIGRADTTKPDLLLELMLPAGLSYGACTNRAFLIGIALGCESVHRRDSDSRYQVVNGETVFPIHHELTALGRRAADVAHDVTENALAARHADKRVAMVGSSFVGELSVDIGEILRIDPDVYYDVVSLWAPVHWSDEEKKQLVDESFKGAGADTFVRDRSTLALVDPMRVDMCNISFHGVHEHAPLPPATDTIGSDYFLIHLVHDAALPGVLHNRNIVNFYTGERRTDSGFTAYQTRYVKFLLSMLYFNVVYDGLAEAGPALLDDRGQVRAPVVARLVRESTGLDRGENVQRLDILDAAYRKLGGAYAEFADFLATRRERLLDEARSDIEDFALLVEAWEPLVGAARRTPVHVSAGRPG, from the coding sequence ATGCGCAGAATATGTCTGACCCTTCCCACCAACAGGCCGTGCTCCGCGACGATCGAGGCCATCGGTGAGGAAGCGGCCTACGCGGCCGAGCACTTCGACACCGAGGTCCATCTGCTGATCCTCGACTCCTGCGACCCGCCCGCCTACGCGGAACACGCTGAGACCGTGCGGCGGCTGCCCGCCGGCGCGCGCATCGTCGTACACCACCTCGACGAGGCGCGGCAGCGGGACTTCCTCCAACGGGCGATCGGCCGGGCCGATACGACTAAACCCGACCTCCTGCTGGAACTGATGCTCCCCGCGGGCCTTTCCTACGGCGCCTGCACCAACCGCGCCTTTCTCATAGGCATCGCGCTCGGCTGCGAGTCCGTGCACCGCAGGGACTCCGACAGCCGGTACCAGGTCGTGAACGGCGAGACCGTCTTCCCCATTCACCACGAACTCACGGCGCTCGGCAGACGCGCGGCCGACGTCGCGCACGACGTCACCGAGAACGCGCTGGCCGCGCGACACGCGGACAAACGGGTCGCGATGGTGGGCAGCTCCTTCGTGGGTGAACTGTCCGTGGACATCGGCGAGATCCTCCGGATCGACCCAGACGTCTACTACGACGTGGTCAGCCTGTGGGCGCCCGTCCACTGGTCCGACGAGGAGAAGAAGCAGCTCGTCGACGAGTCGTTCAAGGGGGCGGGCGCGGACACGTTCGTCCGGGACCGCTCGACGCTGGCCCTGGTCGACCCCATGCGCGTGGACATGTGCAACATCAGCTTCCACGGCGTGCACGAACACGCGCCGCTGCCACCCGCCACCGACACGATCGGCAGCGACTACTTCCTGATCCACCTGGTCCACGACGCCGCGCTGCCCGGTGTGCTGCACAACCGGAACATCGTGAACTTCTACACCGGCGAACGCCGCACCGACTCCGGCTTCACGGCGTACCAGACGCGCTACGTCAAATTCCTGCTGTCGATGCTCTACTTCAACGTCGTCTACGACGGGCTGGCCGAGGCGGGCCCGGCGCTGCTCGACGACCGGGGACAGGTGCGCGCGCCCGTCGTCGCGCGGCTGGTGCGAGAGAGCACGGGGCTCGACCGCGGTGAGAACGTCCAGCGGTTGGACATCCTCGACGCCGCGTACCGGAAACTGGGCGGTGCGTACGCCGAGTTCGCCGACTTCCTGGCGACCCGCCGCGAACGTCTCCTCGACGAAGCGCGCAGCGACATCGAGGACTTCGCCCTCCTGGTCGAGGCATGGGAGCCGCTGGTGGGCGCGGCCCGGCGCACCCCCGTACACGTATCTGCGGGGCGGCCGGGGTGA
- a CDS encoding expansin EXLX1 family cellulose-binding protein: protein MHRRWLFIAAASALIVVSLVVGFLLDHEADSGPAEAAPVGGTQAGVPPATGPSPTTSLSATDGTATPSAKGTPRRESARATTAPAKSSAADTPQSGSAAAPLAGRIRPGVTYRGVATFYDSDGTGACLYDASGDVMTAAMNHTDYESAKACGAYVRVRAANGASITVRITNECPGECAPGHIDLSAQAFAKLAPPSLGEIPITWTLLSPSAADTISVRYKSGSSRYWCGVQVIGHRNPVARLEVRAGSGWRQLPRTDYNYFISDGGSGCGGEIRITDIFGEQLTVTGIALTPDAVQSTRVQFAKR from the coding sequence GTGCACAGACGGTGGCTGTTCATCGCGGCGGCCTCGGCGCTCATCGTCGTCTCCTTGGTCGTGGGATTCCTCCTTGACCACGAGGCCGACTCCGGGCCCGCCGAGGCCGCGCCCGTCGGCGGCACCCAGGCGGGTGTCCCGCCCGCGACGGGGCCGTCCCCGACTACGTCCCTCAGCGCGACCGACGGCACGGCGACTCCGTCGGCCAAAGGCACCCCGCGCAGAGAGTCCGCTCGTGCGACCACCGCGCCGGCGAAGTCTTCGGCCGCGGACACCCCGCAATCCGGGTCTGCCGCCGCGCCGTTGGCGGGACGTATACGGCCCGGCGTCACCTACCGAGGAGTCGCCACCTTCTACGACTCGGACGGTACGGGCGCCTGCCTGTACGACGCGAGCGGTGACGTCATGACCGCGGCGATGAACCACACGGACTACGAATCCGCCAAGGCGTGCGGGGCGTACGTACGCGTTCGCGCGGCCAACGGGGCCTCCATCACGGTCCGCATCACCAACGAATGCCCAGGAGAATGCGCACCCGGTCACATCGACCTCAGCGCACAGGCCTTCGCGAAACTCGCCCCGCCCTCGCTCGGCGAGATCCCGATCACCTGGACGCTGCTGAGCCCCAGTGCCGCCGACACGATCTCGGTCCGGTACAAGTCCGGGTCCTCGCGCTATTGGTGCGGCGTCCAGGTGATCGGCCACCGTAATCCGGTGGCCCGGCTCGAAGTCCGCGCCGGTAGCGGTTGGCGTCAACTGCCGCGCACCGACTACAACTACTTCATCTCCGACGGCGGCAGCGGGTGCGGCGGCGAGATCAGGATCACCGACATCTTCGGCGAACAGCTCACGGTCACAGGGATCGCGCTGACGCCGGACGCCGTGCAGTCGACCCGGGTCCAGTTCGCCAAGCGCTGA
- a CDS encoding epoxide hydrolase family protein, translating to MSDAPPRPEPFASQTEPAVLADLRARLRATRWPDAPEDAGWSLGTDVAYLRELVAYWADGFDWPAQEAALARLPRFRVPLGGLGIHFVHARAVAPTGPVLPLVLSHGWPDSFWRYTKVIPLLTDPGAHGADPADAFDVVVPDMPGYGYSDRPTGAPLDSIAVAGLWAELMHVLGYARFGAAGGDMGSHVSRYLALDHPDRVVAVHRMDAGLPVLTGDPADLAPEERAWIEDVTAWGAAEGAYGAMHRTKPQTAAFGLTDSPAGLAAWIVEKLRAWSDCDGDIERSFTKDEILTNVMLYWLTGTIGSSMRMYRANAAIPPGQLARRVEVPSGFSLFRGDVVRPPRAWLERTTNAVRVTEPPRGGHFAPFEEPELYAEEVRAFFRPFRTAATD from the coding sequence ATGTCAGACGCCCCGCCCCGCCCCGAACCGTTCGCGTCACAGACAGAGCCGGCGGTGCTTGCGGACCTCCGGGCGCGGTTGCGCGCGACGCGCTGGCCGGATGCGCCCGAGGACGCCGGGTGGTCCCTCGGGACCGACGTCGCCTACCTGCGCGAGCTCGTCGCCTACTGGGCGGACGGGTTCGACTGGCCGGCGCAGGAGGCGGCGCTCGCCCGGCTGCCCCGTTTCCGCGTCCCGCTCGGTGGCCTGGGTATCCACTTCGTACACGCCCGGGCCGTCGCGCCGACCGGGCCAGTCCTGCCGCTCGTCCTCAGCCACGGCTGGCCGGACTCGTTCTGGCGCTACACGAAGGTCATCCCGCTCCTCACCGATCCCGGCGCGCACGGTGCCGACCCCGCCGACGCGTTCGACGTGGTCGTGCCCGACATGCCGGGCTACGGGTACTCCGACCGCCCCACCGGCGCGCCACTCGACTCCATCGCCGTCGCCGGACTGTGGGCCGAGCTCATGCATGTCCTCGGCTACGCGCGGTTCGGTGCGGCGGGCGGGGACATGGGCAGCCACGTGAGCCGCTACCTCGCACTCGACCACCCCGACCGGGTCGTGGCCGTCCACCGCATGGACGCGGGCCTGCCCGTCCTCACCGGCGATCCGGCGGACCTCGCGCCGGAGGAACGCGCATGGATCGAGGACGTCACGGCCTGGGGCGCGGCCGAAGGTGCCTACGGTGCCATGCACCGCACAAAGCCCCAGACCGCCGCCTTCGGGCTCACCGACTCGCCGGCCGGCCTCGCCGCGTGGATCGTCGAGAAGCTCCGGGCGTGGAGCGACTGCGACGGCGACATCGAGCGGAGCTTCACGAAGGACGAGATCCTCACGAACGTGATGCTCTACTGGCTCACGGGGACGATCGGCTCGTCGATGCGCATGTACCGCGCGAACGCGGCGATCCCGCCCGGGCAACTCGCCCGCCGGGTCGAGGTGCCGTCCGGATTCTCGCTCTTCCGCGGCGACGTCGTCCGCCCACCGCGGGCCTGGCTCGAACGCACGACGAACGCCGTACGCGTGACCGAACCCCCGCGCGGCGGCCACTTCGCACCGTTCGAGGAACCCGAGCTCTACGCGGAAGAGGTGCGTGCGTTCTTCCGCCCCTTCCGCACGGCGGCAACGGACTGA